The following coding sequences are from one Candidatus Acidiferrales bacterium window:
- a CDS encoding STAS domain-containing protein: protein MESVRIICKNRQIAPGVVAIEISGRLLMGADCVLIDRHVEALIAQGQKRVILDLSEVRLIDSAGVGQVVKSFTRLKKSGGDLRVAGASGMLDGVFKLTQVHKVIGMYPNVQEASQDF from the coding sequence ATGGAAAGCGTGCGCATTATTTGCAAGAACAGACAGATTGCACCGGGCGTAGTGGCCATCGAAATCTCCGGACGGCTGCTGATGGGCGCGGACTGCGTGCTGATTGACAGGCATGTTGAGGCGCTGATCGCGCAAGGACAAAAGCGCGTCATTCTGGACCTCAGCGAAGTTCGCTTAATTGACAGCGCCGGAGTGGGACAGGTGGTGAAGTCCTTTACAAGGCTCAAGAAATCCGGCGGCGATTTGCGCGTTGCGGGCGCGAGCGGCATGCTCGATGGCGTGTTCAAGCTGACGCAGGTGCATAAGGTCATCGGGATGTACCCCAATGTGCAGGAAGCTTCGCAGGATTTTTGA
- a CDS encoding cold shock domain-containing protein, whose amino-acid sequence MSREQGTVKWFNASKGYGFIQRQSGEDVFVHYSAIQSEGYKTLNEGQAVEFEVKKGPKGLQAEAVVGL is encoded by the coding sequence TTGAGTAGAGAACAAGGAACGGTCAAGTGGTTTAACGCAAGCAAGGGCTATGGGTTCATTCAACGGCAAAGTGGCGAAGATGTTTTCGTTCACTACAGCGCCATTCAGTCTGAGGGCTACAAAACTCTCAATGAAGGCCAGGCTGTGGAATTCGAAGTCAAGAAGGGACCCAAGGGCCTGCAGGCGGAAGCCGTCGTCGGCCTCTAG
- a CDS encoding PEP-CTERM sorting domain-containing protein produces MRKNAILIAALFCAGIAAAPAALADSLTLTVQNTTPSTTTFVLSGTYASGVPSTSISSPGQNYTISFTIQTDPGSLGSFVAGGSDAFAVNTDLAISVTGLPSVAFLGVQMAFYDTLNGNDGGLAFCTDNSCANEWIIGGSQLFNGTVSNPSSLAFTSGSAAIDSMLSGYYINNQGPFPLGPAQGTTPEPASLLTMATGLIGLGAFVRRKLL; encoded by the coding sequence ATGCGCAAAAATGCGATTCTCATTGCCGCTTTGTTTTGCGCCGGAATTGCTGCCGCGCCAGCCGCGCTGGCCGACAGCCTGACGCTCACTGTGCAGAACACGACCCCTTCGACGACCACATTTGTGCTGTCGGGAACGTACGCTTCGGGTGTCCCCTCGACATCCATCAGCTCGCCGGGCCAGAACTACACGATCTCGTTCACGATTCAGACCGACCCCGGCTCGCTCGGCTCGTTCGTGGCTGGCGGAAGCGATGCTTTCGCCGTGAACACGGACCTTGCCATTTCCGTGACAGGCCTGCCGAGCGTGGCGTTCCTCGGCGTGCAAATGGCGTTCTACGACACGCTGAATGGCAATGATGGCGGGCTTGCGTTTTGCACCGATAACTCCTGCGCCAATGAATGGATCATCGGCGGATCGCAGCTTTTCAACGGCACGGTTTCGAATCCTTCTTCGCTCGCGTTCACTTCCGGGAGCGCGGCGATTGATAGCATGCTGAGCGGCTATTACATCAACAACCAAGGGCCATTTCCACTCGGGCCGGCGCAGGGTACGACGCCGGAGCCAGCATCGCTGCTGACGATGGCGACGGGGCTGATCGGGCTGGGCGCGTTCGTGCGGCGGAAGCTTCTCTAA
- a CDS encoding class I SAM-dependent methyltransferase yields the protein MNPKKAEEMAFRVVGDMGGAFTMAMGYVGDRLGLFKAMAGAGPMRSANLAARTQLNERYVREWLRAMVASEYIEYDDTTDMYRMSEEQAFVLANEDSPLFVGGAFHFTTPSICNIAKIVEAFQKGGGIPYSEIGEEIPHAIERFFRPGYVNFLTSMWLPTVPGLVAKLERGATIADVGCGAGQSTIAMAKAYPKSRVLGIDYHAPSIERAKTLAKNAKLENAEFLRAGAHEIPAGKKFDLICSFDCIHDMVDPKATLKAIYGALADDGVYVWSEPNASANAHENRNPVGKVFHSISPMHCMTVSLAYNGAGLGTVIGEQGARALAREAGFRQFDRLEIQNPFNQFFALRK from the coding sequence ATGAATCCGAAGAAAGCAGAAGAAATGGCGTTTCGCGTTGTGGGCGACATGGGCGGCGCGTTCACAATGGCGATGGGATATGTGGGCGACCGACTGGGGCTGTTCAAGGCCATGGCGGGCGCCGGCCCGATGCGCAGCGCGAACCTCGCGGCGCGGACGCAACTGAACGAACGCTATGTCCGCGAATGGCTGCGAGCCATGGTGGCGTCGGAATATATCGAATACGACGACACGACGGACATGTACCGAATGAGCGAAGAGCAAGCCTTCGTGCTGGCCAACGAAGACAGCCCGCTTTTCGTCGGCGGCGCATTTCATTTCACGACACCTTCGATTTGCAACATTGCGAAGATCGTCGAGGCGTTTCAAAAAGGCGGGGGAATTCCCTACTCGGAAATCGGCGAAGAAATTCCGCACGCCATCGAGCGCTTTTTCCGTCCGGGGTACGTCAATTTTCTGACTTCGATGTGGCTGCCGACGGTGCCCGGGCTGGTGGCGAAGCTCGAACGCGGCGCGACGATTGCAGATGTGGGCTGCGGCGCGGGGCAATCCACGATTGCCATGGCCAAGGCGTATCCAAAATCGCGCGTGCTGGGAATTGATTATCATGCGCCGAGCATCGAGCGCGCCAAAACGCTGGCCAAAAACGCGAAGCTTGAAAATGCCGAGTTTCTGCGCGCGGGAGCGCATGAAATTCCGGCAGGAAAGAAATTCGATTTGATCTGCAGCTTCGATTGCATTCACGACATGGTGGACCCCAAGGCCACTCTGAAAGCGATCTATGGGGCGCTTGCCGACGACGGCGTGTATGTGTGGTCGGAACCGAATGCCTCGGCAAACGCGCATGAGAATCGCAATCCGGTGGGCAAGGTGTTCCACTCGATCAGCCCGATGCACTGCATGACCGTCTCACTGGCGTATAATGGCGCCGGATTGGGCACGGTGATCGGAGAACAAGGCGCGCGGGCGCTGGCGCGCGAAGCCGGCTTCCGGCAGTTCGATCGGCTGGAGATTCAGAATCCGTTCAATCAGTTTTTCGCGTTGAGAAAATAG
- a CDS encoding VOC family protein has protein sequence MEQIISRMVEDYTCGKTSRRELIRGLAVLCAAATTSTTIGATSVGAAPAAASGTGFKAASVNHISYQCDDYAKTRDFYADLLGMEPHNDDGTQCYMRFGESVLIPRNMKDRVSHTAGIDHIAYTIENWNREAVEAELKRRGLNPRPDTQDSFHVRDINDYDLQICGPGMKL, from the coding sequence ATGGAGCAAATTATTTCGCGAATGGTCGAGGATTATACGTGCGGGAAAACATCGCGGCGCGAACTGATTCGCGGCCTCGCTGTGCTGTGCGCTGCAGCTACGACGAGCACGACGATTGGCGCGACAAGCGTTGGCGCGGCACCAGCGGCCGCGAGTGGCACCGGCTTCAAGGCCGCCTCCGTGAATCATATTTCGTACCAATGCGACGATTATGCGAAGACGCGCGACTTCTACGCCGATTTGCTCGGAATGGAGCCCCACAACGATGATGGGACGCAGTGCTACATGCGCTTTGGAGAATCGGTGCTGATTCCGCGAAACATGAAGGATCGCGTGTCGCATACGGCGGGGATCGATCACATCGCATACACGATCGAGAACTGGAATCGCGAGGCTGTCGAAGCCGAGCTGAAACGCCGCGGGCTGAATCCGCGTCCGGACACGCAGGATAGTTTTCACGTGCGCGACATCAACGATTACGATCTGCAGATCTGCGGCCCGGGAATGAAGTTGTAG
- a CDS encoding PilZ domain-containing protein: MALSFVRKRKKRRHPRALFRQSLLVAWQGAGRRDANRVRNICLGGIYISTRDPAEVGTSLQLFFDTPEGEVQARAVVRSMHLGRGMGVEFLGMNLHARRRLYQLMKRLLETDHQEALAS, translated from the coding sequence ATGGCTCTCTCATTCGTAAGGAAAAGGAAAAAACGGCGGCATCCCCGCGCCTTGTTCCGGCAGTCGCTTCTGGTGGCGTGGCAAGGCGCCGGGCGGCGGGACGCTAACCGCGTGCGCAATATTTGCCTCGGCGGAATTTATATCTCGACGCGCGATCCGGCGGAAGTGGGAACGAGTCTGCAATTGTTTTTCGATACGCCGGAGGGCGAAGTGCAGGCGCGGGCTGTGGTGCGCAGCATGCATCTGGGCCGCGGAATGGGAGTCGAATTTCTCGGCATGAATTTGCACGCGCGACGGCGGCTTTATCAACTGATGAAAAGGCTCTTGGAAACGGACCATCAAGAGGCCCTGGCCAGCTAG
- a CDS encoding PEP-CTERM sorting domain-containing protein, whose protein sequence is MAHKTGTFFATLIAAVALFALSANAQGLITSVSLGASTSPNGIVFTSTGGTGGLSVDIGGCPFSTSVTCTAPGAVTGSVSALGFGGSYSLSADSLTASFLSESPSMVDTWSLSGAADGFSGGITGFTGSVSGTISWLDVVEGASGVSLVGNAAYTSSGALSSYIGSGTAGFSILLAPLSCNSSVTGPCTLANISGEPGDPPGAFSSVGSGSFGATIPPNGATPEPSSLLLLGTGLLGLAPFVRRRFAQS, encoded by the coding sequence ATGGCACACAAAACAGGCACATTTTTTGCGACACTTATTGCAGCGGTGGCTTTGTTCGCTCTTTCGGCAAACGCGCAGGGCCTGATCACATCGGTAAGCTTGGGTGCAAGCACCAGCCCGAATGGCATTGTCTTCACCAGCACCGGTGGCACGGGCGGTCTTTCCGTGGACATCGGCGGATGCCCGTTTAGCACCAGCGTGACTTGCACAGCCCCGGGTGCCGTTACCGGCTCAGTGAGCGCTTTGGGTTTTGGTGGCAGCTATTCTCTCAGCGCCGATTCATTGACCGCGTCTTTTTTGAGCGAGTCTCCGAGCATGGTGGATACCTGGAGCCTCTCTGGAGCCGCCGATGGCTTCAGTGGGGGCATAACCGGGTTCACTGGCAGCGTCTCCGGCACGATTAGTTGGCTCGACGTCGTTGAAGGCGCTTCAGGGGTTTCGCTGGTCGGGAACGCGGCGTATACCAGTTCCGGCGCCCTCTCTTCTTACATAGGCTCGGGAACGGCGGGCTTTAGCATTTTGCTCGCGCCGCTGTCATGCAATTCATCCGTCACTGGCCCGTGCACGCTCGCCAACATTTCCGGCGAGCCTGGCGATCCGCCGGGCGCGTTCAGCTCTGTGGGCTCGGGCTCGTTCGGTGCAACCATCCCGCCGAATGGCGCCACGCCTGAGCCGTCTTCGTTGCTGCTTCTTGGCACCGGCTTGCTGGGTCTCGCGCCGTTCGTTCGTCGGCGCTTTGCTCAATCCTGA
- a CDS encoding MFS transporter has protein sequence MHIANSSSAGIASRTRRQIAAHLLPFLFALYIVNYVDRTSVAYAALGMTSDLGFSDRVFGLGAGIFFLSYVALQIPGAMLVEHWSARRLIAAVMISWGSLTALTGLVHNAPQLYAARLLLGAAEAAFFPGVIVYFSHWFSREDRGKATGYFMSAIPISQALASPLAGWIVGHSFFGLQGWRWLFILEGAPAVILGAVAYFYLHDRPHEAHWLAPVGRQWIEQKLETERLETHHAMPVMQALRSSVVLLLAAGAFLNYFVAYGFYFWFPTMLKRQSSLSDVGVGLVGMIPYLAMFAAMVLNGGHSDRRMERRWHCAIPMLIAAVGALGIVANFRPLPVIVFFFTLIACSNAFLPTFWALPTSLLSRSAAAASVGLINAVASVAGFAAPYLLGYLSTRTGSFASGMVCIAAAAVLCVLLILRVPKSAPAQTL, from the coding sequence TTGCACATAGCCAACTCATCTTCCGCAGGCATCGCCAGCCGCACTCGCCGCCAGATTGCCGCGCATCTGCTGCCATTCCTATTCGCTCTCTACATCGTCAATTACGTGGACCGCACCAGCGTCGCCTACGCCGCCCTCGGCATGACCAGCGACCTCGGCTTCAGCGACCGCGTCTTCGGCCTCGGCGCCGGCATTTTCTTCCTTAGCTACGTCGCGCTGCAAATCCCCGGCGCCATGCTCGTCGAACATTGGAGCGCCCGTCGCCTCATCGCCGCGGTGATGATCTCCTGGGGTTCGCTCACTGCGCTCACGGGACTGGTGCACAACGCGCCGCAGCTTTACGCCGCGCGTCTGCTGCTCGGCGCCGCCGAAGCCGCCTTTTTCCCCGGCGTCATTGTCTACTTCAGCCATTGGTTCAGCCGCGAAGACCGTGGCAAAGCCACCGGCTATTTCATGTCCGCGATTCCGATCTCTCAGGCGCTGGCTTCGCCGCTCGCGGGCTGGATTGTCGGCCATTCATTTTTCGGTTTGCAGGGATGGCGCTGGCTTTTCATTCTCGAAGGAGCGCCCGCGGTCATTCTCGGCGCCGTCGCATATTTTTATCTCCACGACCGCCCGCACGAAGCCCACTGGCTCGCTCCCGTCGGCCGGCAGTGGATCGAACAAAAACTCGAAACTGAGCGCCTCGAGACTCACCACGCCATGCCCGTCATGCAAGCGCTGCGCTCTTCCGTCGTTTTGCTTTTGGCGGCCGGCGCGTTTCTCAACTATTTTGTCGCCTACGGATTTTATTTCTGGTTTCCCACCATGCTGAAGCGCCAATCGTCGCTCTCCGACGTCGGCGTCGGCCTCGTCGGCATGATTCCGTATCTCGCGATGTTCGCGGCCATGGTCCTGAATGGCGGGCATTCCGACAGGCGCATGGAGCGCCGCTGGCACTGCGCCATTCCGATGCTCATCGCTGCGGTGGGAGCGCTGGGCATCGTCGCCAATTTTCGCCCGCTGCCCGTGATCGTTTTCTTCTTCACTCTCATCGCTTGCAGCAACGCGTTTCTTCCCACGTTCTGGGCCTTGCCGACGTCTCTGCTCAGCCGTTCCGCCGCGGCCGCTTCCGTCGGACTCATCAACGCCGTCGCGTCCGTCGCCGGCTTCGCCGCTCCGTATTTGCTCGGCTATCTGAGCACGCGCACTGGCTCGTTCGCCTCCGGAATGGTTTGCATCGCTGCCGCCGCAGTCCTTTGCGTCCTGCTGATTCTGCGCGTCCCCAAATCCGCGCCCGCGCAAACTTTGTGA
- a CDS encoding response regulator, which translates to MNTRMVRLFQFTSAQAETARPKVNAAHTPASKKVEAKAASDFHAKSGVATLVEEMPPQQPTRVRTAEQTSNSSGTISRTPAAKTERRHRRRVKISAPVRVRQVNCAHGSDCDVTMTIDVSREGVLFESARASYTRGQEVAVVFPYRPVPGEKPVEQRGQVVRVARASEKRYSVAVAFIEGEPTYELVDSLGRPFANEAVRLKTPQAHANTQHEKQLIVLVDADERQRRMLRAELEMQEYAVADMEEPNSAMSVLRHRTPAAIICESENFPGTHHVHGEMSGYDFCVVVRRNARFVRVPIILTTRTGQPSDFSTAHALGATVCVAKPYEMERFVNLLRMLAPAHAVS; encoded by the coding sequence ATGAACACGCGGATGGTGCGGCTCTTCCAATTTACTAGCGCGCAGGCTGAAACGGCGAGGCCCAAGGTGAACGCTGCGCACACGCCGGCGTCCAAAAAGGTGGAAGCGAAAGCGGCCAGCGATTTTCACGCGAAGTCGGGGGTGGCAACGCTGGTTGAGGAAATGCCTCCCCAGCAACCCACGCGGGTGCGCACTGCGGAACAAACATCGAATTCGAGCGGCACGATTTCCAGAACGCCAGCCGCAAAAACGGAACGGCGGCACCGCAGGCGCGTTAAAATTTCGGCGCCCGTGCGCGTGCGGCAAGTGAACTGCGCGCACGGATCGGATTGCGACGTGACGATGACGATTGACGTCTCGCGCGAGGGCGTGCTCTTTGAAAGCGCGCGCGCTTCGTACACGCGCGGACAGGAAGTCGCGGTGGTCTTCCCCTACCGCCCGGTGCCGGGGGAAAAGCCTGTCGAGCAGCGCGGGCAGGTGGTGCGTGTGGCGCGGGCAAGCGAAAAACGCTATAGCGTGGCCGTGGCGTTTATTGAGGGCGAGCCAACGTATGAGCTTGTGGATTCACTCGGAAGGCCCTTCGCAAACGAGGCGGTGCGGCTGAAAACGCCGCAGGCACATGCGAACACGCAGCACGAAAAACAACTGATCGTGCTGGTGGACGCGGACGAACGCCAGCGGCGAATGCTGCGCGCGGAATTGGAAATGCAGGAGTATGCGGTGGCGGATATGGAAGAGCCAAATTCGGCAATGTCCGTTTTGCGGCACCGCACACCGGCAGCGATTATCTGCGAGTCGGAAAATTTTCCGGGAACGCACCACGTCCACGGAGAGATGTCCGGCTACGATTTCTGCGTGGTGGTACGGCGCAACGCGCGATTCGTGCGCGTGCCCATTATTCTGACGACGCGGACTGGGCAACCCAGCGATTTTTCGACGGCGCACGCGCTGGGCGCGACGGTGTGCGTGGCGAAACCCTATGAAATGGAGCGTTTTGTAAATCTCCTGCGCATGCTAGCGCCGGCGCATGCGGTCAGCTAA